The Enterobacter huaxiensis sequence CGAGGATCAGATATAGCCACAGCGTATTCACCGGCGCATTAGTGAGTTTCCCCACTTCAATCACCGCCCCTTCGCCGTTGAAAATACGAAAAACGATGCTCGACATTATCACGCCGGTAAAAACCGCTTTAATGGAGATGAGGTTGTAACGAAACTGCGCGCGCATCTCCTCAATGATAAAGAGGATCCCCGCCAGCGGGGCGTTGAACGCTGCGGAAAGCCCCGCCGCCGCGCCGGTTGCAAGCAGCGTATGGCGCGCTTCGGCACTGCGCATGCGGAAAAGATCGCCCACCATGCGCCCTACGTTCCCGCCAAGCTGAACCGTTGGCCCCTCTCGCCCAAGCACCATCCCGGCGCCAAGGGTCCCCATGCCGCCGATAAACTTCACCGGGATCACCCGCCACCAGCGTACCGGACGCAGCTCTTCCAGCGCCCCTTCGATCTCCGGAATGCCAGAGCCCCCGGCTTCCGGAGCAAATTTACGTACCAGAAAATAGCCCACCATCGCTAAAAGCGCGGACAGGCCAAACGCCCACACCCAAACCCATCCTCCGCGCTCTGCAAACCCGGCGAGCGTGCCGAGGCGCCAGCCGATCACGGCATTGACCGCTTTTTCAAAGGCGACGCCGACCAGTCCAGCGAGGGTGCCGACCACGGCGGCAGCCAGCAGGATCGCCAGCGGCGTTTTATCGCGGTTGAGCAGCCGTCGAATGCTGATACGGTGTCGTGCCCGTGCTAACTGCTGTTCTTCAAATGAGGAGTTTGCTTTCATTGTCTGTTCTTTTCGTCATACAAAACGCCGCAAGGATTTTACCAGAGACCGTCGCGTCGTCTGATGAAAAATCCTTAACAATTGTTTATGCATTAATGGGGCAAAAATTTCATAACGTTCAGCGAATCACTTAGAATAGTGTGCTTAACCATTTTATACGAACCAGGAACGATGCCATGAGCAAGTCTGAAAACCTCTACAGTGCAGCCCGCGAGCTTATTCCGGGTGGCGTGAACTCACCCGTCCGCGCGTTTACCGGCGTAGGCGGCACGCCGCTGTTTATTGAACGTGCTGACGGCGCATACCTGTTTGATGTCGACGGCAAAGCCTATATCGATTATGTCGGCTCCTGGGGTCCAATGGTGCTGGGTCATAACCACCCTGCCATTCGCAACGCGGTGATTGAAGCGGCTCAGCGCGGCCTGAGCTTCGGTGCGCCAACCGAGATGGAAGTTAAAATGGCGGAACTGGTCACCGAGCTGGTGCCGACAATGGACATGGTGCGCATGGTGAACTCCGGCACCGAAGCCACCATGAGCGCCATTCGCCTGGCGCGCGGCTTTACCGGCCGCGACAAGATTATCAAGTTCGAAGGCTGCTACCACGGCCACGCGGACTGCCTGCTGGTGAAAGCGGGTTCCGGCGCGCTGACGCTCGGCCAGCCGAACTCGCCGGGCGTACCGGCTGATTTCGCCAAACACACCCTCACCTGCACCTATAACGATCTCGACACCGTTCGCGCGGCGTTCGAGCAGTATCCGCAGGAGATTGCCTGCATCATCGTTGAGCCGGTCGCGGGTAACATGAACTGCATCCCACCGCAGCCTGAGTTCCTGCCGGGCCTGCGCGCCCTGTGCGATGAGTTCGGCGCGCTGCTGATCATCGACGAAGTGATGACCGGTTTCCGCGTGGCGCTGGCGGGGGCACAGTCTTACT is a genomic window containing:
- the clcA gene encoding H(+)/Cl(-) exchange transporter ClcA, with product MKANSSFEEQQLARARHRISIRRLLNRDKTPLAILLAAAVVGTLAGLVGVAFEKAVNAVIGWRLGTLAGFAERGGWVWVWAFGLSALLAMVGYFLVRKFAPEAGGSGIPEIEGALEELRPVRWWRVIPVKFIGGMGTLGAGMVLGREGPTVQLGGNVGRMVGDLFRMRSAEARHTLLATGAAAGLSAAFNAPLAGILFIIEEMRAQFRYNLISIKAVFTGVIMSSIVFRIFNGEGAVIEVGKLTNAPVNTLWLYLILGMVFGIVGPLFNTLILRAQDMFQRIHGGNTTRWVLVGGLLGGMCGIIGLIEPNATGGGFGLIPIAAAGNFSVGLLLFLFISRVITTVLCFSSGAPGGIFAPMLALGTLLGTAFGMAAEAGFPTYHLDAGTFAIAGMGALLAASLRAPLTGIVLVLEMTDNYQLILPMIITCLGATLLAQFLGGKPLYSTILARTLAKQDADQAASQNT
- the hemL gene encoding glutamate-1-semialdehyde 2,1-aminomutase: MSKSENLYSAARELIPGGVNSPVRAFTGVGGTPLFIERADGAYLFDVDGKAYIDYVGSWGPMVLGHNHPAIRNAVIEAAQRGLSFGAPTEMEVKMAELVTELVPTMDMVRMVNSGTEATMSAIRLARGFTGRDKIIKFEGCYHGHADCLLVKAGSGALTLGQPNSPGVPADFAKHTLTCTYNDLDTVRAAFEQYPQEIACIIVEPVAGNMNCIPPQPEFLPGLRALCDEFGALLIIDEVMTGFRVALAGAQSYYGVEPDLTCLGKIIGGGMPVGAFGGRKDVMEALAPTGPVYQAGTLSGNPIAMAAGFACLTEVAQPGIHETLTDLTTQLANGLLEAAEEAGIPLVVNHVGGMFGIFFTDAKTVTCYQDVVKCDVERFKRFFHLMLEEGVYLAPSAFEAGFMSVAHGTEDINNTIDAARKVFAKL